A genomic window from Carassius auratus strain Wakin unplaced genomic scaffold, ASM336829v1 scaf_tig00027652, whole genome shotgun sequence includes:
- the LOC113079335 gene encoding ATP-binding cassette sub-family B member 9-like encodes MRVAVIISGNLVFTLVDIVVTTILYVHGSSFDIFSDELEDFDIHCSTVDLWGTVLIRATLLFGATIGVFYNRTDGPQRVSNLGTLVSLICLTIMTYALAKLLMLSEEGTLMYDPWFLSLFSWTCASAIGIMISWKLLSQSPNSVSEREDSEETERLVDGIETEDESSKKSRKSRKEPPDSGATIGRLLSYCKKDSGLLAIAFFFLLLSAVCETFIPYYTGRAIDGIVIQKSMDHFAKPLITLSILALVSSIATGFRGGVFSVTFARLNIRLRNLLFRSLMHQEIGFFDSNHTGDITSRLTSDTTQVSDLISQNVNLFLRSFVKAVGIFIFMFGMSWKLSVVTIMGFPYIAVVSMLYGEYYKKLTKEVQTALAQANKVAEETISAMRTVRSFANEDQEGDSYYSRLQEMFVLNKKQAVAYACFMWSSYISELALQVAILFYGGHLVVTNQMSGGTLISFIIYELELGEALESISSVYTGLMQGVGAAEKVFEYIDRKPKHILDGQEAPETFEGQVEFKNVTFAYPTRPEMDILKNVSFSLRPGQVTALVGPSGGGKSSCVCLLENFYAPQQGQVLVDGRPVNSYHHKYYHSKVALVSQEPVLFARTVQMNISYGVPETSMDSVIRAAINANAHDFITGLSKGYETGVGEKGAQLSGGQKQRVAIARALIRNPCILILDEATSALDSESEYIVQQALNNLMREHTVLVIAHRLSTVERADNILVIDKGCVAEQGPHAELMARGGLYCKLVQRQIMGTDLDADVHNPSPAPAWKLKEGDKESTEDCSDTEYEARY; translated from the exons ATGAGGGTTGCTGTGATTATTAGTGGCAACCTGGTTTTCACTCTGGTGGATATCGTGGTCACCACAATCTTGTATGTTCATGGATCAAGTTTCGATATATTTTCAGATGAATTAGAAGACTTTGACATACACTGCTCAACTGTGGATTTGTGGGGAACTGTTCTCATCCGGGCCACTCTTCTTTTCGGGGCCACCATCGGGGTGTTCTATAACAGGACTGATGGTCCACAGAGGGTTTCAAACCTGGGGACGTTGGTTTCTCTTATATGCCTTACCATCATGACTTATGCTCTTGCCAAGTTGTTGATGCTTTCCGAGGAGGGAACTCTGATGTACGACCCCTGGTTCCTAAGTTTGTTCTCCTGGACTTGTGCATCAGCAATAGGCATCATGATCTCATGGAAGCTGCTGTCACAGTCTCCCAATTCTGTATCTGAAAGAGAGGACAGCGAGGAGACAGAGAGGCTGGTGGATGGTATCGAGACCGAAGATGAGTCCAGTAAGAAGAGCAGAAAATCAAGGAAAGAGCCCCCCGATTCAGGGGCCACAATCGGCCGTCTCTTGTCGTACTGTAAGAAGGACTCTGGTTTGCTGGCCAttgctttcttctttcttctcctCTCTGCTGTGT GTGAAACTTTTATACCTTATTACACGGGGCGAGCAATAGATGGCATAGTTATCCAGAAAAGCATGGATCATTTTGCCAAACCACTGATTACTCTCTCTATTTTGGCTTTGGTCAG ctccatAGCCACTGGGTTTCGTGGGGGTGTCTTTTCTGTTACGTTTGCTAGGTTGAACATTCGACTTCGAAACCTTCTCTTTAGATCACTAATGCATCAGGAGATTGGCTTCTTCGATTCTAACCATACAG GTGACATTACCTCTAGACTTACTTCAGACACTACTCAGGTGAGCGACCTCATCTCACAAAATGTCAACCTGTTCCTGCGCAGCTTTGTGAAAGCTGTGGGCATCTTCATATTCATGTTTGGGATGTCATGGAAACTGTCGGTAGTCACCATCATGGGTTTCCCATATATAGCTGTGGTCTCCATGCTGTATGGAGAGTATTACAAG aAATTAACCAAAGAAGTTCAGACAGCACTGGCTCAGGCCAATAAAGTGGCGGAGGAAACAATATCAGCCATGAGAACAGTGCGAAGTTTTGCAAATGAAGATCAGGAGGGAGACTCGTACTACAGCCGACTGCAAGAGATGTTTGTTCTTAATAAGAAACAAGCAGTTGCCTATGCCTGCTTCATGTGGTCCAGCTAT ATCTCTGAGCTAGCCTTGCAAGTAGCAATCCTGTTTTATGGAGGCCACCTAGTGGTGACAAATCAGATGAGTGGAGGGACCCTTATATCCTTTATCATTTATGAGCTGGAGCTCGGTGAGGCCCTGGAG AGTATATCGTCAGTGTACACAGGTCTGATGCAAGGCGTTGGCGCTGCAGAGAAAGTGTTTGAATATATCGACAGGAAACCTAAACATATCCTTGATGGTCAAGAAGCTCCAGAGACATTTGAAGGGCAGGTGGAATTCAAAAATGTGACATTTGCGTATCCAACACGGCCAGAGATGGATATATTAAAG AATGTTTCCTTCAGTCTTCGCCCCGGGCAAGTAACTGCACTGGTAGGGCCCTCTGGTGGTGGAAAAAGCTCATGCGTGTGCTTGCTGGAGAACTTCTATGCTCCTCAGCAAGGCCAGGTGCTAGTGGACGGCCGACCTGTGAACAGCTACCACCACAAATACTATCACTCTAAG gTAGCACTGGTGAGTCAGGAGCCTGTTTTATTTGCCCGCACAGTTCAGATGAATATATCCTATGGTGTACCTGAAACCTCAATGGATTCAGTCATTAGAGCTGCTATTAATGCCAATGCACATGACTTCATAACAGGCCTCTCCAAAGGCTATGAAACTG GGGTTGGAGAGAAGGGTGCTCAGCTGTCTGGTGGGCAAAAACAGAGAGTTGCCATTGCTCGGGCTCTTATCAGAAACCCTTGCATTCTTATTTTGGATGAAGCCACAAGTGCACTGGATTCAGAAAGTGAATACATA GTTCAGCAGGCTCTGAACAACTTGATGCGAGAACACACGGTTTTAGTGATTGCCCATAGACTGAGCACAGTGGAGAGAGCAGATAACATCCTAGTGATCGACAAAGGCTGTGTGGCAGAGCAGGGCCCACATGCTGAACTTATGGCCAGGGGAGGCCTCTACTGTAAGCTGGTGCAGAGGCAGATCATGGGGACTGACTTAGATGCAGATGTTCACAACCCATCGCCAGCCCCAGCATGGAAGCTGAAGGAGGGAGATAAGGAGAGTACAGAGGACTGTAGCGACACTGAGTATGAAGCACGCTACTAA